The following are encoded together in the Streptomyces rapamycinicus NRRL 5491 genome:
- a CDS encoding thioredoxin domain-containing protein — MNRLASSQSPYLLQHAANPVDWWPWGEEAFAEAERRNVPVLLSVGYSACHWCHVMAHESFEDKDTADYLNAHFVSVKVDREERPDVDAVYMEAVQAATGQGGWPMTVFLTPDARPFYFGTYFPPRPRPGTPSFRQVLEGVSAAWSDRRDEVRDVAGRIVEDLSQRGGIALGSDAPQPPGEEDLHSALMALTREFDAARGGFGGAPKFPPSMALEFLLRHHARTGSEGALQMVSATCEAMARGGIYDQLGGGFARYSVDATWTVPHFEKMLYDNALLCRVYAHLWRATGSDLARRVALETADFMVRELRTAQGGFASALDADSDDGTGRHVEGAYYVWTPERLREVLGEADAELAAGYFGVTREGTFEHGASVLQLPDGERLTDAARVASVRERLLAARELRARPGRDDKIVAAWNGLAIAALAETGAYFDRPDLVNAATEAADLLVRIHMDQRGRLARTSLDGTAGGHAGVLEDYGDVAEGFLALAAVSGDGAWVEFAGLLLDTVLSRFTDEDGTLFDTADDAETLIRRPQDPTDNAAPSGWTAAAGALLSYAAITGGTRHREGAERALAVVRALGPRVPRFIGWGLAVAEARLDGPREVAVVGPGDDPATRALHRAALLATAPGAVVAVGEPGSGEIPLLQDRPLLEGRPAAYVCRGFTCDAPTADVEALTAKLGG, encoded by the coding sequence ATGAATCGCCTGGCCAGCTCCCAGTCGCCCTACCTGCTTCAGCACGCCGCCAACCCGGTGGATTGGTGGCCGTGGGGGGAAGAGGCGTTCGCGGAGGCGGAGCGGCGTAACGTACCCGTGCTGTTGTCGGTCGGCTACTCAGCGTGCCACTGGTGCCATGTCATGGCGCACGAGTCGTTCGAGGACAAGGACACCGCCGACTACCTCAACGCCCACTTCGTCTCCGTGAAGGTCGACCGCGAGGAGCGGCCGGACGTCGACGCGGTGTACATGGAGGCGGTGCAGGCCGCCACCGGCCAGGGCGGCTGGCCCATGACGGTCTTCCTGACCCCGGATGCCCGGCCGTTCTACTTCGGCACGTACTTCCCGCCCCGCCCCCGGCCCGGGACGCCGTCCTTCCGGCAGGTGCTGGAGGGCGTGAGCGCCGCCTGGTCGGACCGCCGCGACGAGGTGCGGGACGTCGCCGGCCGGATCGTGGAGGACCTGTCCCAGCGCGGCGGTATCGCCCTGGGCTCGGACGCGCCACAGCCGCCCGGCGAGGAGGATCTGCACAGCGCGCTCATGGCCCTGACCCGCGAATTCGACGCCGCCCGCGGCGGGTTCGGCGGCGCGCCGAAGTTCCCGCCGTCCATGGCGCTGGAGTTCCTGCTGCGCCACCACGCACGCACCGGCTCCGAGGGCGCGCTCCAGATGGTGTCGGCCACCTGCGAGGCGATGGCCCGCGGGGGTATCTACGACCAGCTCGGCGGCGGTTTCGCCCGCTATTCCGTCGACGCCACCTGGACCGTGCCGCACTTCGAGAAGATGCTGTACGACAACGCGCTGCTGTGCCGCGTCTACGCCCATCTGTGGCGGGCCACCGGCTCGGACCTCGCGCGCCGTGTCGCCCTGGAGACGGCGGACTTCATGGTCCGCGAGCTGCGCACCGCACAGGGCGGCTTCGCCTCCGCGCTGGACGCCGACAGCGACGACGGCACCGGCAGGCACGTCGAGGGCGCGTACTACGTGTGGACGCCCGAGCGGCTGCGCGAGGTGCTGGGGGAGGCCGACGCGGAGCTCGCCGCCGGGTATTTCGGCGTCACGCGGGAGGGCACCTTCGAGCACGGGGCCTCCGTGCTCCAGCTGCCCGACGGGGAGCGGCTGACGGACGCCGCCCGCGTCGCATCCGTACGGGAGCGGCTGCTGGCCGCCCGGGAGCTACGGGCCCGCCCCGGCCGCGACGACAAGATCGTCGCCGCGTGGAACGGGCTGGCCATCGCCGCGCTCGCCGAGACCGGCGCCTATTTCGACCGCCCCGACCTGGTGAACGCCGCGACCGAGGCCGCCGATCTGCTGGTGCGCATCCACATGGACCAGCGCGGGCGGCTTGCCCGCACCTCGCTCGACGGCACCGCGGGCGGCCACGCGGGCGTGCTCGAGGACTACGGGGACGTGGCCGAGGGCTTCCTCGCGCTCGCCGCCGTCAGCGGCGACGGCGCATGGGTGGAGTTCGCCGGGCTGCTCCTGGACACCGTGCTGAGCCGGTTCACCGATGAGGACGGCACGCTGTTCGACACCGCCGATGACGCCGAGACGCTCATCCGCCGCCCCCAGGACCCGACGGACAACGCGGCGCCGTCCGGCTGGACGGCCGCCGCCGGGGCCCTGCTGTCCTACGCCGCCATCACCGGCGGAACGCGCCATCGGGAGGGTGCCGAGCGCGCCCTCGCCGTGGTGCGGGCCCTCGGCCCCCGGGTGCCCCGCTTCATCGGCTGGGGCCTGGCCGTGGCCGAGGCCCGGCTCGACGGGCCGCGCGAGGTGGCCGTGGTCGGCCCCGGCGACGACCCGGCGACCCGCGCCCTGCACCGCGCCGCGCTGCTCGCCACCGCCCCCGGGGCGGTCGTCGCGGTCGGCGAGCCCGGCTCCGGCGAGATCCCGCTCCTCCAGGACCGCCCCCTCCTGGAGGGCCGCCCGGCGGCCTACGTCTGCCGCGGCTTCACCTGCGACGCGCCCACGGCCGATGTCGAGGCACTGACGGCCAAGCTGGGGGGCTGA
- a CDS encoding helix-turn-helix domain-containing protein, with protein MDDTTRGKSLLGEFLSTRRAQLTPADVGLPDYGDRRRVPGLRREELAQLAGVSVAYYIRLEQGLSLNASPQVLDALATALRLDEAERRHLHTLSGDARQRRRRLPAERVTAAVRQLVDALGDSPVVVLGRRSDILAWNRAGHALFAGHLAPDSPDRAATRPNTARLVFLDAHTRDLYVDWPRKARDVVGKLRQAVGEYPDDPHLASLIGELTMRSPQFATLWAQHRVRAWDMAEYRMRHPMVGELDVLQHSLPVPRGQGIRLVVTTAASGSAAQAALRLLNQTLQPAAGMSATARPTADMSATAHRAADTPARVVPPVQHS; from the coding sequence ATGGACGACACAACGCGCGGCAAGTCCCTCCTCGGTGAGTTCCTGTCCACGCGTCGGGCGCAGTTGACCCCGGCCGACGTGGGGTTGCCGGACTACGGCGACCGGCGGCGGGTGCCGGGGCTGCGGCGTGAGGAACTGGCCCAGCTGGCCGGTGTCAGCGTGGCCTACTACATCCGGCTGGAACAGGGGCTGTCGCTCAACGCCTCGCCGCAGGTCCTCGACGCACTGGCCACGGCTCTGCGGCTGGACGAGGCGGAGCGGCGCCATCTGCACACCTTGTCCGGTGACGCCAGGCAGCGCCGCCGTCGGCTCCCCGCCGAGCGCGTCACCGCGGCGGTGCGCCAACTGGTGGACGCCCTCGGGGACTCACCCGTGGTCGTCCTCGGCCGGCGCTCGGACATCCTGGCGTGGAACCGCGCCGGGCATGCGTTGTTCGCCGGGCACCTGGCCCCGGACAGCCCGGATCGAGCGGCCACGCGGCCCAACACCGCCCGGCTGGTATTCCTGGACGCCCACACGCGGGACCTGTACGTGGACTGGCCCAGGAAGGCACGGGACGTGGTGGGCAAGCTGCGGCAGGCGGTCGGCGAATATCCGGATGACCCGCATCTGGCCTCCCTCATCGGCGAGTTGACCATGCGCAGCCCGCAGTTCGCCACACTGTGGGCTCAGCACCGGGTGCGCGCCTGGGACATGGCCGAGTACCGGATGCGCCATCCGATGGTCGGGGAGCTGGATGTGCTCCAGCACTCGCTCCCGGTGCCCCGGGGGCAGGGGATCCGGCTGGTGGTGACGACGGCGGCGTCCGGCTCCGCCGCCCAGGCGGCACTGCGGTTGCTCAACCAGACCCTCCAGCCCGCCGCCGGCATGTCGGCAACCGCCCGCCCCACCGCGGACATGTCGGCGACCGCCCACCGCGCCGCCGACACCCCCGCACGCGTCGTTCCTCCCGTGCAGCACTCCTGA
- a CDS encoding TIGR03086 family metal-binding protein, translating to MSTTPVTAFTEVIDTVAHLVEAVEEQQWSAPTPCVDWNVQQLVDHLVAGQHTFAVVMGARPPLPALDAHPAPEALKQTFRTSAAALVSAFEGPGALERTVRAPIGEVPGAVALRLQTIEHLAHGWDLARAIGRKALFDEATVERETEFARGLMAQLPSGPGAPFAPSRTAPEDAPALDRLAALLGRDITE from the coding sequence ATGTCCACTACACCCGTCACGGCTTTCACCGAGGTCATCGACACCGTCGCGCACCTGGTCGAGGCGGTGGAGGAGCAGCAGTGGAGCGCGCCCACGCCCTGCGTCGACTGGAACGTCCAGCAGCTGGTCGACCATCTGGTGGCGGGACAGCACACGTTCGCCGTCGTGATGGGGGCGCGGCCGCCCCTGCCGGCGCTCGATGCCCACCCCGCTCCGGAAGCGCTCAAGCAGACGTTCCGGACATCGGCCGCCGCCCTGGTGTCCGCCTTCGAGGGTCCGGGAGCGCTGGAGCGCACGGTGCGGGCCCCGATCGGTGAGGTGCCCGGCGCCGTGGCGCTGCGTCTGCAGACCATCGAGCACCTGGCGCACGGCTGGGATCTGGCCCGGGCCATCGGCCGGAAGGCCCTGTTCGACGAGGCCACGGTCGAGCGGGAGACCGAGTTCGCCCGCGGCCTCATGGCACAGCTGCCGTCCGGGCCGGGCGCTCCGTTCGCGCCGTCCCGGACCGCTCCGGAAGACGCCCCCGCGCTCGACCGGCTGGCCGCCCTGCTCGGACGCGACATCACCGAGTGA